The following coding sequences lie in one Sulfurimonas hongkongensis genomic window:
- a CDS encoding carbon-nitrogen hydrolase family protein yields MNHTNNKSEYKLCSLLFDTVTTDYKTNLQTLLSLIGSTSKNSLIVAPEVCLTSYDYDNFDVALDFAEIATKTLKKASHKKIIILTMMQRRNGEIFNFAKIFHNGEVVYERAKARLFRFGDEHKYMSEGSDKPIEIVEVDGIKIGVLICFELRFKELWQKLEGADVIVVPSWWGVLRSEHFEVLTQALAIINQCFVVASDSLNEECTKMSGIITPHGKVERNGNKPCLELTYNKKEISVMRRYMDVGIK; encoded by the coding sequence TTGAACCACACAAATAACAAGAGTGAGTATAAGCTCTGCTCACTCCTTTTTGATACAGTTACCACTGACTACAAGACTAATCTCCAAACGCTTTTAAGTCTTATAGGCAGTACATCAAAAAACTCTCTTATAGTTGCCCCCGAGGTTTGTCTGACAAGCTATGACTATGATAATTTTGATGTTGCCCTAGACTTTGCAGAGATAGCAACTAAAACACTAAAAAAAGCCTCGCATAAAAAAATAATAATACTTACTATGATGCAAAGGCGTAATGGTGAGATTTTTAATTTTGCTAAGATTTTTCATAATGGTGAAGTAGTCTATGAGAGAGCAAAAGCGAGACTATTTCGTTTTGGTGATGAGCATAAGTATATGAGCGAGGGAAGTGATAAACCCATAGAGATAGTAGAAGTTGATGGTATTAAGATAGGTGTTCTTATATGTTTTGAACTTCGCTTTAAAGAGTTATGGCAAAAACTCGAAGGCGCTGATGTTATAGTAGTTCCTTCTTGGTGGGGGGTTTTAAGAAGTGAACACTTTGAAGTATTAACACAAGCTTTAGCTATTATAAACCAGTGTTTTGTAGTGGCGAGTGATTCTCTAAATGAAGAGTGTACAAAAATGAGCGGAATTATTACGCCTCATGGTAAAGTAGAGAGAAACGGGAATAAGCCTTGCTTAGAGCTAACATATAACAAAAAAGAGATAAGTGTTATGAGAAGATACATGGATGTAGGAATAAAATAA